One Acidobacteriota bacterium genomic window carries:
- the rsmH gene encoding 16S rRNA (cytosine(1402)-N(4))-methyltransferase RsmH has protein sequence MSYSHEPVLLKEIVEWLKPETAGCFVDCTLGLGGHTRAILEASAQTQVIGLDQDAEALEIARQRLAEFGDRVRFAHANFKEVAEVLRNFGIEAVQGLLADLGVSSLQFDSGERGFSFAADAPLDMRMDRREPRTAADLLAELSEAELADLIFEYGEERGARKIARRIVKERAREPIVTTRQLADLTIRALNIKGHWRIHPATRTFQALRIAVNNELTVLENFIPSSISLLASGGRLAIISFHSLEDRIVKRSFQRESGRCLCEDKLHRLATERQAIEKSKDAVLCKVCGASLRVRILTRKPIRPDDVEIMRNPRSRSASLRVCERL, from the coding sequence ATGAGCTACTCCCATGAGCCGGTTTTACTGAAAGAGATTGTCGAGTGGCTCAAGCCCGAAACCGCTGGCTGCTTCGTTGATTGCACGTTAGGACTTGGCGGTCACACACGCGCCATCCTTGAAGCATCAGCGCAAACCCAGGTCATCGGGTTGGATCAGGACGCCGAAGCACTCGAAATTGCCCGCCAGCGTTTAGCCGAATTCGGCGACCGGGTGCGTTTCGCGCATGCAAACTTTAAAGAGGTTGCAGAGGTTTTAAGAAATTTCGGCATTGAAGCGGTTCAAGGACTGCTCGCGGATTTGGGCGTCTCATCATTGCAGTTCGATAGCGGGGAGCGTGGGTTCAGTTTTGCCGCCGATGCCCCGCTTGATATGCGAATGGATAGACGTGAACCGCGAACCGCCGCCGATTTGCTTGCCGAATTATCCGAAGCGGAACTGGCGGATTTGATATTTGAATATGGCGAAGAGCGCGGCGCAAGAAAGATTGCCCGTCGCATTGTCAAGGAACGTGCGCGTGAGCCAATCGTTACCACCAGGCAACTGGCGGATTTAACGATTCGCGCCTTAAATATAAAAGGTCACTGGCGCATTCATCCGGCAACGCGCACCTTTCAGGCACTGCGCATTGCCGTCAATAATGAATTAACTGTTCTGGAGAACTTCATCCCTTCTTCCATTTCGCTTTTAGCCAGCGGCGGGCGGCTTGCGATTATTTCGTTCCATTCGCTGGAAGACCGCATCGTCAAACGGAGTTTTCAACGCGAATCCGGTCGGTGTTTGTGTGAAGATAAACTTCACAGGCTGGCGACGGAGAGGCAAGCGATTGAAAAATCGAAAGACGCGGTGTTGTGCAAAGTTTGTGGCGCAAGTTTGCGGGTGCGTATCCTGACCCGCAAGCCCATACGCCCCGATGATGTCGAAATCATGCGCAATCCGCGTTCTCGCAGTGCTTCACTTCGCGTATGCGAACGCCTCTAG
- a CDS encoding penicillin-binding protein, translated as MLSATKTSERRSKIVHSFLAFWLIAICARLVWLQVKDYNFLSARADRQQRISVAITPTRGKILDRNDTELACTSEVKSLYVNPSLVGDLKPVAARLGKILNKETDDIFKRLKSADNALVVIKRNLNDTEVSQLEALNLNGLQFIPERKRFYLNGQTAAHILGFVDVDENGLSGIERFYDKQIRGQDGRLVINRDALKRSYSHNIEESIPGANIKLTIDAMVQHYAEIALAEGIRKSRAKGGTLVMMRPQTGEILAMASYPTFDPNKLASSDAEDRRNRAVETYFEPGSIFKIVPYAGALEEKLIRPDTRIYCGNGQITIAGRVIHDNNYGELSAAQALAKSSNVAAIKIGQQLGNERLAHYIDAFGFGKKTNVELPAESRGAIRDVKKWNATSIGSIPMGHEIGVTAVQAVAAFACIANGGVWVQPHLVQSITDASGAIISEPQIETRRVISQQTAETLKFMLEGVVLRGTARAAQLEGYSVAGKTGTAQKVGKNGRYSNEKYVASFAGFAPVANPEIVCIVSIDEPLGEHHGGEVAAPIFARAISHALNVLGISPENDPAAKFVAGNYQTYDINQMSAGNVPVVAENTTGEEISEPAPTKSPEMASNAEVVKTEINKTNKDKPASRDTIVVPDMRGRGLREAMAMASTRGLKIQASGEGLITSQSPPAGSYVSRAAICRVQLTKAADKNSRTPSNKNKSPTVKAQTKPAASPPNKQPNKSASRAVAKTR; from the coding sequence ATGTTATCCGCTACCAAAACTTCCGAGAGAAGAAGCAAAATCGTTCATAGTTTTCTGGCATTCTGGCTCATCGCTATCTGCGCCCGTTTAGTCTGGTTGCAGGTCAAAGATTACAACTTTCTCAGCGCCCGCGCTGATCGACAACAACGCATTTCGGTAGCCATCACCCCGACGCGCGGCAAAATTTTAGACCGTAATGATACGGAACTTGCCTGTACGTCCGAAGTCAAATCGCTGTATGTCAATCCGAGTCTGGTCGGCGACCTCAAACCGGTTGCTGCGCGGCTCGGTAAAATTTTAAACAAAGAGACCGATGATATTTTTAAACGTCTGAAATCCGCAGACAATGCGCTCGTGGTCATTAAACGCAATCTGAATGACACGGAAGTCAGCCAACTTGAGGCACTGAATCTCAACGGCTTGCAATTCATCCCCGAACGCAAGCGCTTTTATCTGAACGGGCAAACCGCTGCCCACATACTCGGTTTCGTTGATGTTGATGAAAACGGGTTAAGCGGCATCGAGCGGTTTTACGATAAACAGATTCGCGGACAGGATGGACGTCTGGTTATCAATCGCGATGCTTTAAAGCGGTCTTATTCACACAACATCGAAGAATCGATTCCCGGCGCGAATATCAAATTAACCATTGATGCAATGGTTCAGCATTATGCGGAGATTGCGCTTGCCGAGGGCATCCGCAAAAGTCGCGCCAAAGGTGGGACGCTGGTGATGATGCGACCGCAGACCGGCGAAATTCTGGCGATGGCAAGCTATCCGACATTTGACCCAAATAAACTTGCCAGCTCCGATGCCGAAGACCGGCGGAATCGCGCGGTTGAAACCTATTTCGAGCCGGGTTCGATTTTCAAAATCGTCCCTTATGCAGGCGCCCTCGAAGAAAAGCTGATCCGCCCGGATACTCGCATCTACTGCGGCAATGGACAAATCACCATCGCTGGTCGCGTCATTCACGATAATAATTATGGCGAGTTAAGCGCCGCGCAGGCTCTGGCAAAATCCTCGAATGTCGCTGCCATCAAAATCGGGCAACAATTGGGCAATGAACGACTGGCGCATTACATTGACGCTTTCGGTTTCGGCAAAAAAACCAATGTCGAACTGCCTGCCGAATCAAGAGGCGCCATTCGTGATGTGAAGAAATGGAATGCGACATCCATTGGCTCGATTCCAATGGGACATGAAATCGGCGTCACCGCTGTGCAGGCGGTCGCAGCATTTGCCTGCATTGCCAACGGCGGCGTTTGGGTGCAGCCGCATCTTGTGCAAAGCATCACTGACGCATCGGGCGCAATTATCAGCGAACCGCAAATCGAAACTCGCAGAGTCATCAGCCAACAGACGGCTGAAACCTTGAAATTCATGCTTGAAGGTGTGGTGCTGCGCGGCACCGCACGGGCTGCCCAACTGGAAGGTTACAGCGTCGCCGGAAAAACCGGCACCGCACAAAAAGTTGGCAAAAACGGGCGTTATTCCAATGAAAAATATGTCGCGTCGTTTGCAGGGTTTGCGCCGGTCGCCAATCCCGAAATCGTTTGCATCGTTTCGATTGATGAACCGCTTGGCGAGCATCACGGTGGCGAAGTCGCCGCGCCAATTTTCGCGCGCGCCATTTCTCACGCGCTCAATGTATTAGGCATCTCGCCTGAAAACGACCCGGCAGCAAAATTTGTCGCAGGCAATTACCAGACCTATGACATCAATCAGATGTCCGCAGGCAATGTGCCGGTAGTTGCAGAAAATACCACCGGTGAAGAAATTTCTGAGCCTGCGCCAACCAAATCGCCGGAGATGGCTTCCAATGCCGAGGTTGTGAAAACTGAAATCAACAAAACCAATAAAGACAAACCCGCCAGCCGTGATACCATCGTCGTCCCGGATATGCGCGGGCGAGGTCTTCGTGAAGCGATGGCGATGGCGTCAACTCGCGGCTTGAAAATTCAGGCGAGCGGCGAAGGACTCATCACTTCGCAAAGTCCGCCCGCCGGAAGTTATGTCAGTCGCGCAGCCATCTGTCGCGTTCAACTGACGAAAGCGGCGGATAAAAACAGTCGGACGCCATCGAATAAAAACAAATCGCCGACCGTAAAAGCGCAAACGAAACCGGCTGCGAGTCCGCCAAACAAACAACCGAATAAAAGCGCCTCTCGCGCCGTCGCCAAAACACGATGA
- a CDS encoding UDP-N-acetylmuramoyl-L-alanyl-D-glutamate--2,6-diaminopimelate ligase has protein sequence MKLIELAKQINAIAATGNLEAEATNVTRDSRACTTGTVFVAIRGEKIDAHNFIPQVVEQGAVAVISEQPADANAIAPAWIQVANARVALAAAAAAVYDFPSQKIKVVGITGTNGKTTTAHLVDSIIRAAEITSAMFGTIKHRIGDYSETAKHTTPEAADIQRMLAQAVDANCQSAVMEISSHAIELHRADHLQLAAAVFTNLTRDHLDYHKTMESYFAAKEKLFNGALGLTPRASVINIDDEYGRKLLHTAKGKIITYGFSENADVRTDEFNLSANGLSFIVTTPTGQINIESTLVGRPHVYNILASIATGMALGFDLRAIAAGIVNCQTVAGRFEQVGLEETTQLGFAVIVDYAHTDDALKNVLQTAREVVGNRGRVITVFGCGGDRDKTKRPIMGEVAARLSDVVIVTSDNPRSEDPLAIIADIEVGLEKAGKPYEKLADRRKAIFAAVNEARDGDLVVIAGKGHEDYQILKDQTIHFSDLEVARQALQQRLKN, from the coding sequence GTGAAATTAATCGAATTAGCCAAACAGATAAACGCCATCGCCGCAACCGGCAACCTTGAAGCCGAAGCCACAAACGTTACGCGCGATTCTCGCGCCTGCACCACAGGAACGGTTTTTGTAGCGATTCGCGGCGAAAAAATCGACGCCCATAATTTCATCCCACAAGTTGTCGAACAAGGCGCAGTCGCAGTCATTTCCGAACAACCCGCCGATGCCAATGCCATCGCTCCGGCATGGATTCAAGTTGCGAATGCCCGCGTGGCGCTCGCTGCTGCTGCCGCTGCGGTTTATGATTTCCCTTCACAAAAAATCAAAGTCGTAGGCATCACCGGAACCAATGGCAAAACCACCACTGCGCATCTGGTCGATTCCATCATTCGCGCTGCTGAAATCACCTCGGCGATGTTTGGCACCATCAAACATCGCATCGGCGATTACAGCGAAACCGCGAAACATACGACGCCCGAAGCCGCAGATATTCAACGAATGCTCGCGCAAGCCGTAGATGCCAACTGTCAATCGGCGGTCATGGAAATTTCTTCACATGCCATCGAGTTGCATCGCGCAGACCATTTGCAACTTGCCGCTGCGGTGTTTACCAATCTCACCCGCGACCATCTCGATTACCACAAAACCATGGAAAGTTATTTCGCCGCCAAAGAAAAATTATTCAATGGCGCGTTGGGACTTACGCCCAGAGCTTCGGTAATTAATATTGATGATGAGTATGGGCGCAAACTTTTGCACACCGCAAAAGGCAAAATCATCACTTATGGTTTCAGCGAAAATGCTGATGTGCGAACCGATGAATTCAATTTGAGCGCCAACGGATTGTCCTTCATCGTCACCACTCCCACAGGGCAAATCAATATTGAATCTACGCTTGTCGGGCGTCCGCACGTTTACAATATTCTGGCAAGCATCGCCACAGGAATGGCTCTGGGATTTGATTTGCGGGCGATTGCCGCAGGTATCGTGAATTGCCAAACCGTAGCCGGGCGATTTGAACAGGTGGGTTTAGAAGAAACCACCCAACTTGGGTTTGCAGTCATCGTCGATTACGCGCACACTGATGACGCATTGAAAAATGTTTTGCAAACGGCGCGTGAAGTGGTCGGCAATAGGGGTCGCGTCATCACGGTTTTCGGCTGCGGCGGCGACCGGGATAAAACCAAACGCCCGATTATGGGCGAAGTCGCCGCCCGCTTGAGCGATGTGGTGATAGTGACTTCCGATAATCCGCGCAGCGAAGACCCGCTGGCGATTATCGCGGACATTGAAGTCGGTTTAGAGAAAGCGGGCAAGCCTTACGAAAAACTCGCTGACCGCCGCAAAGCGATTTTCGCAGCCGTAAATGAAGCGCGCGATGGCGATTTGGTCGTCATTGCCGGTAAAGGTCACGAAGATTATCAAATCCTCAAAGACCAGACGATTCATTTCAGCGACCTGGAAGTTGCGCGCCAAGCCCTGCAACAACGGTTGAAAAACTAA
- the murF gene encoding UDP-N-acetylmuramoyl-tripeptide--D-alanyl-D-alanine ligase, whose protein sequence is MITTPLAFKDYRMKLSEIIKSINANLNDETVAEKFTAQEPLGYSIDSRTIRAGDLFFAIKGENHDGHNFVAEVLQKGAIAAVINRDSGFRIQDSGLLIFVDDTLAALQTLANHLVTNWRGQLVAVTGSAGKTTTKDLIAAVLSEVGQVIKTQGNFNNAIGLPLSILKMESDGQHADDFDFGVFEMGMNHAGELAELTHIAPPDAVVITNVAAVHLEFFDSIDAIANAKAELVQGTKAGGAALLNMDDSRVARMRALRDDLRVRTYGIEQKADVMAKDIKSDGLSGTEFLLVTPGGEINTRLALVGKHNLYNALAAATVGDFYQVPLEKIAAAFAAITAPKMRGEVLRFAEGYTVIDDSYNSNPRALIEMVTTLCATQGYSRKIVVAGEMLELGERGAELHFEVGQKIAALGVDLLLGVRGLAEQLIEGARAAGMAATAARFFATPAEAGEFLATQARASDLILVKGSRGVKTEVVVERMKKRSQESEAGSQNKTKYEV, encoded by the coding sequence ATGATTACAACACCTCTGGCATTTAAAGATTACCGAATGAAACTCAGCGAAATAATAAAAAGTATAAACGCGAACCTAAATGATGAAACGGTCGCTGAAAAATTTACCGCACAAGAACCGCTCGGTTATTCGATTGATTCGCGCACCATTCGCGCAGGCGATTTATTCTTTGCCATCAAAGGCGAAAATCACGACGGTCATAATTTCGTCGCCGAGGTTTTACAAAAAGGCGCAATCGCTGCGGTAATCAACAGGGATTCGGGATTCAGGATTCAGGATTCAGGATTGTTGATATTCGTTGACGATACGCTCGCGGCATTGCAGACGCTGGCAAATCACCTGGTCACCAACTGGCGCGGGCAGTTGGTCGCGGTTACCGGAAGCGCCGGCAAAACCACCACCAAAGATTTAATCGCAGCGGTGCTTTCTGAGGTCGGTCAGGTCATTAAAACCCAGGGCAATTTCAATAACGCGATTGGTCTGCCGCTTTCGATACTCAAGATGGAAAGCGATGGACAGCACGCCGATGATTTCGATTTCGGCGTGTTCGAGATGGGCATGAATCACGCGGGCGAACTCGCGGAACTCACACACATTGCGCCACCCGATGCTGTAGTCATCACCAATGTCGCCGCCGTGCATCTGGAATTTTTCGATTCCATCGACGCCATTGCAAATGCCAAAGCCGAACTGGTGCAAGGCACGAAAGCGGGCGGCGCAGCACTATTGAATATGGACGACTCGCGCGTTGCGCGGATGCGCGCGTTGCGCGATGACCTTCGGGTTCGCACTTATGGCATTGAACAAAAAGCCGATGTGATGGCGAAAGATATTAAATCGGATGGTCTCAGTGGCACAGAATTTTTACTCGTCACACCAGGCGGCGAAATCAACACGCGGCTGGCGCTTGTCGGCAAGCACAATCTCTACAATGCGCTTGCCGCAGCAACGGTCGGCGATTTTTATCAAGTCCCACTGGAAAAAATCGCTGCGGCATTTGCGGCAATCACCGCGCCGAAGATGCGCGGCGAAGTGTTACGTTTTGCCGAAGGCTACACGGTGATTGACGATTCCTATAATTCCAATCCGCGCGCGTTGATTGAAATGGTGACGACACTTTGTGCAACGCAAGGCTACTCACGAAAAATTGTCGTTGCCGGTGAAATGCTCGAACTCGGCGAACGCGGAGCAGAACTACATTTTGAAGTCGGGCAAAAAATTGCGGCGCTTGGAGTGGATTTACTTTTGGGAGTTCGCGGACTCGCTGAACAGTTAATCGAAGGCGCGCGGGCTGCGGGAATGGCAGCAACAGCGGCGCGTTTTTTTGCAACACCCGCCGAAGCCGGAGAATTTTTAGCAACCCAGGCGCGAGCCTCAGACCTCATCCTCGTCAAAGGTTCGCGCGGCGTAAAAACCGAAGTAGTAGTTGAAAGAATGAAAAAAAGAAGTCAGGAGTCAGAAGCCGGAAGTCAGAATAAGACGAAGTATGAAGTATGA
- the mraY gene encoding phospho-N-acetylmuramoyl-pentapeptide-transferase, whose translation MFYYLKYFNDVHSSLSWLRVFDQVTFRTAMAAITAILISLLFGRRMINMLKRLNFGQYIREEGPQTHHSKKGTPTMGGVLIMVAITVSTLLWSNLSVAYVWIVVLTTLAYAAIGFADDYSKIKKKQNLGLTGKQKLALQFAIAFVFALALKYLTTYSTELSFPFIKKAILLWWPIYLLIFAPLVIVGFSNAVNLTDGLDGLAISVTMITAATLTGFTYVTGHKVFAEYLDLVHQPQVHELTIFCAALTGASLGFLWFNAPPAEVFMGDVGALGIGGAIGAIAVLIKQEFLLVIIGGVFVMEALSVMLQVASFKLLKKRIFKMTPIHHHFELMYPPELSKRMEPKIVFRFLIVAILLALLSLSTLKLR comes from the coding sequence ATGTTCTACTACCTGAAATATTTCAATGACGTGCACAGCAGTCTGTCGTGGTTGCGGGTGTTCGATCAAGTGACCTTTCGCACCGCAATGGCGGCGATAACCGCGATTTTGATTAGCCTGCTGTTCGGACGGCGAATGATCAATATGCTCAAGCGGTTGAATTTCGGACAATACATTCGCGAAGAAGGACCACAAACCCACCACTCGAAAAAAGGCACGCCAACGATGGGCGGGGTGCTGATTATGGTGGCGATTACGGTTTCCACGCTGTTGTGGTCGAATCTCTCGGTCGCTTATGTCTGGATTGTGGTTTTAACGACGCTGGCATATGCCGCCATCGGATTTGCCGATGATTACTCGAAAATTAAAAAGAAACAGAACCTCGGACTCACCGGAAAACAGAAACTGGCTTTGCAATTCGCCATCGCCTTTGTGTTTGCGCTGGCGTTGAAATATTTGACAACCTACAGCACCGAACTCAGTTTTCCGTTTATCAAAAAAGCTATTTTGTTATGGTGGCCGATTTATCTGTTGATCTTTGCGCCGCTGGTCATCGTCGGTTTTTCAAATGCGGTCAATTTAACTGATGGACTCGACGGCTTGGCGATTTCCGTGACCATGATTACCGCTGCCACACTCACCGGTTTTACTTACGTCACGGGGCACAAAGTTTTCGCTGAATATCTTGATTTGGTTCATCAACCACAGGTGCATGAGTTGACCATTTTTTGCGCGGCGCTTACCGGCGCGAGTCTCGGCTTTTTATGGTTCAACGCGCCGCCCGCCGAAGTGTTTATGGGCGATGTGGGCGCGCTAGGGATAGGCGGCGCCATCGGCGCAATTGCCGTTTTAATCAAACAGGAATTTCTGCTGGTCATCATCGGTGGGGTGTTTGTCATGGAAGCGTTATCGGTGATGTTGCAGGTCGCCTCATTCAAGCTGCTCAAAAAACGTATCTTCAAGATGACGCCGATTCACCATCATTTCGAGTTGATGTATCCGCCGGAACTCTCGAAACGCATGGAACCGAAAATTGTTTTTCGCTTTTTGATTGTAGCGATTCTTCTGGCATTGCTCAGTCTTTCGACTTTGAAACTCCGGTAG
- the murD gene encoding UDP-N-acetylmuramoyl-L-alanine--D-glutamate ligase, producing MNITGKKILVVGIARSGVAAARLLAARGAVVTANDYKAESDLVKPDSPLAMEITALERLGVRVVFGGHPEDLFVNADLIVLSPGVPADLVPLQRANQAGVEIISEPELAGRFLRGRMIGVTGSNGKTTTTTLIGELMKAAGAQVIVGGNIGAALTGLVEQSTDDTWTVAELSSFQLETIDSLRVQVAVMTNITPDHLDRHGTFENYVQAKHRIFKNQLAADFAVLNLDNAPVVEMVNRLGIPSQKVFFSTKADSSTAQIFLRDGRIYSTLLTDDRSATEVMRAGEIQVPGMHNIENIMAAFAAVFCAMQTKPEQLEALRQVIRNFRGVEHRIEFVAEIGGVKFYNDSKATNVDSTVKSLEAFERNVIVILGGKDKGSDYTVLAPLIRERVKQIILIGAASEKIAAQLADTRPMTCAVSMTDAVQKSMQAANAGDIVLLAPACASFDMFDNYEHRGQVFKAAVHALK from the coding sequence ATGAACATTACTGGCAAAAAAATTCTCGTTGTTGGTATTGCGCGAAGCGGCGTAGCGGCAGCGCGACTACTTGCCGCGCGCGGCGCAGTTGTGACCGCCAATGATTACAAAGCTGAAAGTGATTTGGTCAAACCCGATTCGCCTTTGGCTATGGAAATCACTGCGCTTGAACGCCTCGGCGTGCGAGTGGTTTTCGGCGGACACCCGGAAGACCTGTTTGTGAATGCGGATTTGATTGTCCTAAGTCCCGGCGTGCCCGCAGACCTTGTGCCGCTGCAACGGGCAAACCAGGCGGGCGTTGAAATCATCAGCGAACCGGAACTTGCCGGGCGTTTCCTGCGCGGGCGAATGATTGGCGTAACCGGCTCGAATGGCAAGACGACAACCACAACATTGATTGGCGAATTGATGAAAGCGGCGGGCGCACAGGTGATTGTCGGCGGCAACATCGGCGCGGCGCTCACCGGGTTGGTGGAACAATCCACCGATGATACCTGGACGGTTGCAGAGCTTTCGAGTTTTCAGCTCGAAACCATTGACAGTTTGCGTGTCCAGGTCGCGGTAATGACCAATATTACTCCTGACCATTTAGACCGACATGGAACATTTGAAAATTATGTGCAAGCGAAACATCGGATTTTCAAAAATCAACTGGCTGCGGATTTCGCGGTGTTGAATTTGGATAATGCGCCGGTGGTTGAAATGGTGAATAGGCTTGGCATCCCGTCGCAAAAAGTTTTTTTCAGCACGAAAGCGGATTCATCAACCGCGCAAATTTTTCTGCGCGACGGGCGAATTTATTCAACGCTTCTCACCGATGACCGAAGCGCAACCGAAGTCATGCGCGCCGGTGAAATTCAAGTGCCGGGAATGCACAACATTGAAAATATCATGGCGGCATTTGCGGCGGTCTTTTGCGCGATGCAAACCAAACCTGAACAACTTGAAGCGCTGCGCCAAGTGATTCGCAATTTCAGAGGCGTCGAACATCGCATTGAATTCGTAGCCGAAATCGGCGGCGTGAAATTTTATAACGACTCGAAAGCCACCAATGTCGATTCGACGGTGAAATCGCTTGAGGCGTTTGAGCGCAACGTCATTGTCATACTCGGCGGCAAAGATAAAGGCAGTGATTACACGGTGCTTGCGCCGCTCATTCGCGAACGGGTCAAACAGATTATTTTAATCGGCGCGGCAAGTGAAAAAATCGCCGCGCAACTTGCCGACACGCGCCCGATGACTTGCGCGGTTTCAATGACCGACGCGGTGCAAAAATCTATGCAAGCGGCAAACGCGGGCGACATTGTGTTGCTCGCGCCAGCGTGCGCCAGTTTCGATATGTTCGATAACTACGAACATCGCGGACAGGTGTTCAAAGCAGCAGTCCATGCTTTAAAGTAA
- the ftsW gene encoding putative lipid II flippase FtsW, whose product MATYTGTVRRESKQLSLWKNQPSTKTREVPIDKILLAIVLGLTVFGLLMVYSASAMLADKLHNDQFHFFVRQGMWAVVGLFGMAMTMKIDYRLYKKRAFILFALYMTIVLLCAVFFFPKVNNAHRWILFKGFSLQPSEVAKLALVAFLAYYLEKYANRVEDYKKVFIPTAVTTLLIVGLIGAQPDLGTALMIFITFAVVLYQACVPIRHLATLAIPVVPALVGMLVFVPWRLQRLLDFLNPWKNEQTSSYQVVQSLIAVGSGGINGLGYSQGKQKLFFLPSPHADFIFGVIGEELGLIGSIALVAAFGAFAWRGFKAARHAPDRFGNLLGTGLTVLITAQAFFNISVALSLVPTKGIPLPFISAGGSSLAITLAACGILLNISKHEGA is encoded by the coding sequence ATGGCGACTTATACTGGAACCGTTCGCAGAGAAAGCAAACAGCTATCTTTATGGAAGAATCAACCTTCAACGAAAACCCGTGAAGTACCGATTGATAAAATTTTACTGGCAATCGTTCTGGGGCTTACCGTCTTCGGTTTATTGATGGTCTACAGCGCATCGGCAATGCTTGCCGATAAATTGCACAACGACCAGTTTCACTTTTTTGTCAGACAAGGGATGTGGGCAGTTGTGGGTTTGTTCGGCATGGCGATGACCATGAAAATCGATTACCGGCTTTATAAAAAACGCGCCTTCATTCTCTTTGCGCTCTACATGACGATTGTCCTGCTATGCGCCGTCTTCTTCTTTCCCAAAGTCAACAATGCGCATCGCTGGATTTTATTCAAAGGCTTTTCCCTGCAACCCTCGGAAGTCGCGAAACTGGCTCTGGTAGCCTTTTTGGCGTACTACCTGGAAAAATATGCGAACCGGGTTGAGGATTACAAAAAAGTTTTCATCCCGACAGCGGTTACCACTTTGCTGATTGTCGGCTTGATTGGCGCGCAACCTGACCTGGGAACCGCGCTCATGATTTTCATCACCTTTGCTGTGGTTTTGTATCAAGCGTGTGTGCCGATTCGTCATCTGGCGACGCTTGCTATTCCGGTGGTTCCCGCACTTGTCGGTATGCTGGTATTTGTTCCCTGGCGTTTACAAAGGCTGCTGGATTTTCTAAATCCCTGGAAAAATGAACAGACCTCAAGTTATCAGGTCGTACAATCGTTAATCGCGGTCGGCAGCGGGGGCATCAACGGACTGGGTTATTCGCAGGGCAAACAGAAACTATTTTTTTTGCCGTCGCCGCACGCCGATTTTATATTCGGGGTCATTGGCGAAGAACTCGGTTTGATTGGCTCCATCGCCTTGGTCGCAGCCTTTGGCGCATTTGCGTGGCGCGGTTTTAAAGCGGCGCGTCATGCGCCTGACCGCTTCGGAAATCTGTTAGGCACGGGACTCACGGTTTTGATTACCGCACAGGCATTCTTTAATATCAGCGTGGCGCTTTCACTGGTGCCGACCAAAGGGATTCCGTTGCCGTTTATCAGCGCGGGCGGTTCATCGCTGGCGATTACCCTGGCAGCCTGTGGAATTTTGTTGAATATATCGAAACACGAAGGAGCTTGA
- a CDS encoding four helix bundle protein, giving the protein MGIVEEETDESVYWMELLIDANLVKEQRITNLMDEGKQMLAIIVSSISTARGGKR; this is encoded by the coding sequence ATGGGAATCGTTGAAGAAGAGACGGATGAGTCGGTGTATTGGATGGAACTGTTAATTGACGCAAACCTGGTTAAAGAACAGCGAATTACCAACCTCATGGATGAAGGAAAACAGATGCTTGCTATCATTGTTTCATCAATCAGCACAGCCAGAGGTGGCAAACGATGA